A single region of the Marmota flaviventris isolate mMarFla1 chromosome 10, mMarFla1.hap1, whole genome shotgun sequence genome encodes:
- the Camk2n1 gene encoding calcium/calmodulin-dependent protein kinase II inhibitor 1, producing the protein MSEVLPYGDEKLSPYGDGGDVGQIFSCRLQDTNNFFGAGQNKRPPKLGQIGRSKRVVIEDDRIDDVLKNMTDKAPPGV; encoded by the exons ATGTCGGAGGTGCTGCCCTACGGCGACGAGAAGCTGAGCCCCTACGGCGACGGCGGCGACGTGGGCCAGATCTTCTCGTGCCGCCTGCAGGACACCAACAACTTCTTCGGCGCCGGGCAGAACAAGCGGCCGCCCAAGCTGGGCCAGATCGGCCGGAGCAAGCGGG TTGTTATTGAAGATGATAGGATTGATGACGTGCTGAAAAATATGACCGACAAGGCACCTCCGGGTGTCTAA